Sequence from the Streptomyces sp. R33 genome:
TTCGCCCGTGCGGGGCCTCTCAGGCGTAGCGGCCGGGACCGCCGGGCATGTGATGCGGTGCGGGCGTCGGGGCGACCGTCCCCCGGTCTCGCCCCGAGGCGGGGCCCCGCCGAGCCCTGGAGCGGTGAGTCCGGATGAGCAGCAGCCCCGAGCGCCGGGTCCCCCGTCAGGAGTTCGACGCGATCTTCGCGGCCGTCCGCACGTGGGGCCGCTGGGCCCGGGCCGACCGCGGTGCCTGGAACCGGGTCACCCCGGACCACGTACGGCGGGCCGCCGCCCTGGTCCGCTCCGGTACGGCGGTCCCGCTGGGTCTGCCCTGGGACACCCGGCCCGGCCCGGACAACGGCAGGCCCGCCCTGCACTACATGTCCGATCTCGGTGACGTGGAGTCCCCGGAACCCGCCACGTACAAGGACTTCATCGGCGTCGACTACCACGGCAAGGCCGTGACCCACCTGGACGCCCTGTCGCACGTCGCGTACGGGGGGCGGCTCTACGACGGCCGCCCGGCACGCGAGGCCTTCGGCGCCGCGGGGGCGCGCTTCGGCTCGGTGGCCGCGCTCGGCCCGCTCGTCACCAAGGGGGTGCTCCTCGATCTGCCGGCCGTCCTCGGGGTCGACTGGCTGGAGCCCGGGCATGCGGTCCACGCGCCGGACGTCGCCGCCGCGGAGCGGGCACTGGGCGTGACGATCGACGACGGCTGCGCGGTGCTGCTGCGCTCCGGCCGCTTCCGGCGCAGCCGGGAGATCGGCCCGTGGGACTCGGACGCCGCGAGCGCGGGCCTGCACGTGGACGCCGTGCCGCTGCTGGCCGAGCGCGGTATCGCCCTGCTCGGCGGCGACGGGGACAGCGACCTGCGCCCCTCGCCGGTCGAGGGCGTGCACTCCCCCGTCCACGCCCTCGCCGTGGCGGCCATGGGGGTGCCGCTGCTGGACAACCTGGACCTCGAGGTGCTCTCCGCCGCCTGCGCCGAGGCGGGGCGCCACGAGTTCATGATCGTCGTGACGCCGCTGAACGTGCCGGGCGGGACCGGCTCGCCCGTCGATCCGGTCGCGATCCTCTGATTCGAACTGATCCCAACGATCCGAATAAACCGGGAGGAATATACTCGAAAGACACTTATTCGGGGCAAGCGCTCCGGTGCGGCCGAGGCCGAGGGCCCGGTGAGGAGAAGTGATGCGTATGGGGGTCACGGGAGACGAGATCGGCCCCGCACGCTCCCGTGAGCGGTTCCTGCTGGGCGAGCCGGTCGCGAGCGGGGTACGCAGCCCGATCCTGAACTCCTGGCTGCGCTGCCGGTCCCTGGGACTGTCACCGGACCAGACCGAACTTCCCTACCGGGACGATTTCGATCCGGACAGCCGGCTCGTCCGCGCGGCGGAGCCCGTGCTCGACCAGCTGGCGTCGCGTTTCACGGGCAGCCAGATGAACGTCTCCCTCGCCGACGGGAACGGAACGGTGCTGCAGCGCCGCTTCGGGGAGCCCGCGCTGGCCCATGACCTCCCGCCCATCCAGAGCGTCCCCGGCTTCGTCTTCGCCGAGCGGTTCGCGGGCACCAACGGCATCGGACTCGCGCTCGCCGAACGCCGGCTCGTCCAGGTCTACGGGGCCGAGCACTTCGCCGAGCGCTCCCAGTCGAACGCCTGCTCCGCCACCCCCATCCGCGACCAGCTGAGCGGACATGTCGTCGGTGTCCTGTGCTTCGGGTACCCGCACGGCTACGAGGACCCGGCGCTGCCCGCTCTGGTCAGCCGGGCGGCCGAAACCATCGAGCGGCGGCTGATGGAGCAGCACTCGGAGCGCGAGCGCGCCCTGCTGCGGACGTACCTCGAGGCCAGCCACCTCGTCCGGCCCGGCGCGGCCGCCGGGAACGGACACCTGATCGGGCTGGACGAACTCGGCGACAGCGGGCTCGACCGGAGCGATCAGATGATCCTCAAGGAGAAGGCCACCGAGCTCATCTCCTCGACCCAGCGGGCCGCC
This genomic interval carries:
- a CDS encoding cyclase family protein, which encodes MSSSPERRVPRQEFDAIFAAVRTWGRWARADRGAWNRVTPDHVRRAAALVRSGTAVPLGLPWDTRPGPDNGRPALHYMSDLGDVESPEPATYKDFIGVDYHGKAVTHLDALSHVAYGGRLYDGRPAREAFGAAGARFGSVAALGPLVTKGVLLDLPAVLGVDWLEPGHAVHAPDVAAAERALGVTIDDGCAVLLRSGRFRRSREIGPWDSDAASAGLHVDAVPLLAERGIALLGGDGDSDLRPSPVEGVHSPVHALAVAAMGVPLLDNLDLEVLSAACAEAGRHEFMIVVTPLNVPGGTGSPVDPVAIL